In a single window of the Natronosalvus caseinilyticus genome:
- a CDS encoding beta-CASP ribonuclease aCPSF1 encodes MSTVEQQLDDLKAEITSELPNDISVSSVKYEGPELVVYTRDPKKFARQGDLVRKLASKLRKRITIRPDPDVLSPPDTARAEIMDVIPEEAGVTDLDFHADTGEVVIEAAKPGMVIGRHGSTLREITKQVGWTPEVVRTPPIESSTVSNVRNFLKQERSDRRDILERVGRQIHREEMSDDEWVRITTLGCCREVGRASFILSTPETRILIDCGDKPGAEGEVPYLHVPEALGAGAQTIDAVVLTHAHLDHSALLPLLFKYGYDGPIYCTEPSRDLMGLLQLDYLDVAAKEGRTPPYESEQVREAIKHTIPLEYGDVTDIAPDVKLTFHNAGHILGSAVSHFHIGDGLYNVAFSGDIHYTDTRLFNGATNDFPRVETLVLESTYGGRNDYQTDQADSEEKLKKVIRETAERGGKVLIPAFAVGRSQEIMLVIEEAMREGEIPSMPVHLDGMIWEATAIHTTYPEYLRDDLRDRIFHEDENPFLADEFNHIDGGEDERQDVADGGPCIILSTSGMVTGGPIMSWLSHIGPDPDSTLVFVGYQAQGTLGRRIQNGWDEIPTSEVGSMSRNGNGNGRGTLTLNMDVDTVDGFSGHADRAGLENFVRTMNPRPEKVLCVHGDERSVQDLSSALYHEFNMRTFAPKNLETFRFL; translated from the coding sequence ATGAGTACTGTAGAGCAGCAACTCGACGATTTGAAAGCAGAGATCACGAGCGAGTTACCGAACGACATCTCGGTCTCCTCGGTGAAATACGAAGGCCCCGAACTGGTGGTCTACACGCGCGATCCGAAGAAATTCGCCCGCCAGGGCGACCTCGTGCGAAAACTCGCGAGCAAACTTCGCAAGCGCATCACGATCCGACCCGACCCGGACGTCCTTTCCCCGCCCGACACCGCTCGAGCGGAGATCATGGACGTGATTCCGGAGGAGGCGGGCGTGACGGACCTGGACTTCCACGCCGACACGGGCGAAGTGGTTATCGAGGCCGCAAAGCCCGGCATGGTGATCGGTCGCCACGGCTCGACGCTTCGCGAGATCACGAAACAGGTCGGCTGGACGCCCGAGGTCGTCCGCACCCCACCGATCGAATCCTCGACCGTCTCGAACGTTCGCAACTTCCTCAAACAGGAGCGAAGCGACCGCCGGGACATCTTAGAGCGCGTCGGTCGACAGATCCACCGCGAGGAGATGTCCGACGACGAGTGGGTCCGCATTACGACACTCGGGTGCTGTCGAGAGGTCGGCCGCGCCTCGTTCATCCTCTCGACGCCCGAAACGCGGATTCTGATCGACTGCGGTGACAAACCCGGTGCCGAAGGCGAGGTGCCGTACCTCCACGTCCCCGAAGCGCTCGGCGCGGGCGCCCAGACGATCGACGCCGTGGTGCTCACCCACGCTCACCTCGACCACTCCGCGCTGCTCCCGCTGCTGTTCAAGTACGGCTACGACGGTCCGATCTACTGCACCGAGCCGAGCCGCGACCTCATGGGCCTCCTGCAACTCGATTACCTCGACGTCGCCGCCAAGGAGGGGCGAACCCCACCGTACGAGTCCGAACAGGTCCGCGAGGCGATCAAACACACGATCCCGCTCGAGTACGGCGACGTCACCGACATCGCGCCGGACGTCAAACTCACGTTCCACAACGCGGGCCACATTCTCGGTTCCGCCGTCTCGCACTTCCACATCGGTGACGGCCTCTACAACGTCGCGTTCTCCGGTGACATCCACTACACGGACACACGCCTGTTCAACGGCGCGACCAACGACTTCCCGCGCGTGGAGACGCTCGTCCTCGAGTCGACCTACGGCGGGCGAAACGACTACCAGACCGATCAGGCCGATTCCGAGGAGAAACTCAAGAAGGTGATCAGGGAGACGGCCGAGCGCGGCGGCAAGGTGCTCATCCCGGCGTTCGCCGTCGGCCGCTCCCAGGAGATTATGCTCGTCATCGAGGAGGCCATGCGCGAGGGCGAGATTCCTTCGATGCCGGTCCACCTGGACGGGATGATCTGGGAGGCGACGGCGATCCACACCACCTATCCGGAGTACCTGCGCGACGACCTCCGGGATCGGATCTTCCACGAGGACGAGAACCCGTTCCTCGCCGACGAGTTCAACCACATCGACGGCGGCGAGGACGAACGCCAGGACGTCGCTGACGGCGGTCCCTGCATCATCCTCTCGACGTCCGGGATGGTCACCGGCGGCCCAATCATGTCCTGGCTCTCACACATCGGTCCGGATCCGGACTCGACGCTCGTCTTCGTCGGCTACCAGGCCCAGGGAACGCTCGGCCGTCGGATTCAGAACGGCTGGGACGAGATTCCGACGAGCGAAGTGGGGAGCATGAGCCGAAACGGTAACGGGAACGGTCGCGGCACGCTCACGCTCAACATGGACGTCGACACCGTCGACGGCTTCTCCGGCCACGCCGACCGCGCCGGCCTCGAGAACTTCGTCCGGACGATGAACCCCCGACCCGAGAAGGTCCTCTGCGTCCACGGCGACGAACGCTCCGTCCAGGACCTCTCCTCGGCGCTCTACCACGAGTTCAACATGCGGACGTTCGCGCCGAAGAACCTCGAGACGTTCCGGTTCCTCTGA
- a CDS encoding electron transfer flavoprotein subunit beta/FixA family protein translates to MRSVVLTKGVPDFSEGAVSFDEDGHLERGKTPTVMNPNDYFALQAALQTKVRHGGHVTGMSMGPPSYTSVLEEAMGSVYADDSILLSDRELAASDTWATAITLSAGIEKYQEEIADVDLVFAGFKTADGETGHTGPQTTWCLDWPIVTHVLALDIDPDERTLRAKRLVEGDVDEIETVEAPLPCVVIADPEFEPTYRKAAHRLEHKRLRAETEERVENHDDHLTTWNHQDLNLDPDYIGLDGSPTIVSSVDPIPKAPSEREATMVDPGDDDGMGQVLEELQPFATGD, encoded by the coding sequence ATGCGATCGGTAGTGCTGACGAAGGGCGTCCCGGACTTCTCGGAGGGGGCCGTCTCGTTCGACGAGGACGGCCACCTCGAGCGAGGGAAGACGCCGACGGTGATGAACCCGAACGACTACTTCGCGCTCCAGGCCGCCCTGCAGACGAAAGTTCGTCACGGCGGCCACGTCACCGGGATGAGTATGGGGCCGCCGAGTTACACGAGCGTTCTCGAGGAGGCGATGGGGTCGGTGTACGCCGACGACAGCATCCTGCTCTCGGATCGCGAACTCGCGGCGTCGGACACGTGGGCGACCGCGATCACGCTCTCGGCGGGGATCGAGAAGTACCAGGAGGAGATTGCGGACGTCGACCTGGTGTTCGCGGGCTTCAAGACGGCCGACGGGGAGACGGGTCACACCGGCCCGCAGACGACCTGGTGTCTCGACTGGCCGATCGTCACCCACGTCCTGGCGCTGGACATCGACCCCGACGAGCGGACGCTGCGAGCGAAACGCCTCGTCGAGGGCGACGTCGACGAGATCGAGACGGTCGAGGCGCCCCTGCCGTGTGTCGTCATCGCCGACCCTGAGTTCGAGCCGACTTACCGGAAGGCGGCTCACCGCCTCGAGCACAAGCGCCTGCGCGCGGAAACCGAGGAGCGCGTCGAGAATCACGACGACCACCTGACGACCTGGAACCACCAGGATCTCAACCTCGACCCGGACTACATCGGGCTGGACGGCTCGCCCACCATCGTCTCCTCGGTCGACCCGATTCCGAAGGCCCCCTCGGAACGGGAGGCCACGATGGTCGATCCGGGTGACGACGACGGAATGGGACAGGTCCTCGAAGAACTGCAGCCGTTTGCGACGGGTGACTGA
- a CDS encoding NUDIX domain-containing protein has product MNQPPSYCPYCGASVEGVDSPMHSRVETLMVYRCESCDDYVFYNPTPGGSAVVVNGDALLLVEDFRASGEWKLPSGRIELGESMREGVARELEEETGLVVDPDDLVYVHDEAGEPVPDQHMVNVEYAVPRSKTSGTLEAGSDATDARFFTPDEFESSSFILRESHVDRFGDESLPWLMEEARSALELQSNASR; this is encoded by the coding sequence ATGAATCAGCCACCGTCATACTGCCCCTACTGTGGAGCGTCGGTAGAGGGCGTCGATTCCCCGATGCACTCGAGGGTCGAGACGCTGATGGTCTACCGCTGCGAGTCGTGCGACGACTACGTCTTCTACAACCCCACGCCAGGCGGGAGTGCCGTCGTCGTCAACGGCGACGCCCTGCTTCTCGTGGAGGACTTTCGCGCCTCCGGGGAGTGGAAACTGCCGTCCGGTCGAATCGAACTCGGCGAGTCGATGCGGGAGGGCGTCGCCCGCGAACTCGAGGAGGAAACCGGGCTCGTCGTCGATCCCGACGATCTGGTTTACGTCCACGACGAAGCGGGAGAGCCGGTTCCGGACCAGCATATGGTCAATGTCGAGTACGCTGTCCCCCGGTCGAAGACGAGCGGGACGCTCGAGGCCGGGTCTGACGCGACGGACGCCCGTTTTTTCACCCCCGACGAGTTCGAGTCCTCGTCGTTCATTCTCCGGGAGTCACACGTAGATCGGTTCGGTGACGAGAGTCTGCCGTGGCTCATGGAGGAGGCCAGGTCGGCACTCGAGCTGCAGTCGAACGCCTCACGCTGA
- a CDS encoding DUF5800 family protein, producing MTTLAFDDAGVDVVYEGTEFRLERALIEEAVGKPYPDVTDHEVLQMVAEQPNLQGEPRRIADII from the coding sequence ATGACCACGCTCGCGTTCGACGATGCTGGCGTCGACGTCGTCTACGAAGGAACCGAGTTTCGCCTCGAGCGCGCCCTCATCGAGGAAGCCGTCGGGAAACCCTACCCCGACGTGACCGACCACGAGGTGTTGCAAATGGTGGCCGAACAGCCGAATCTCCAGGGCGAACCGCGGCGCATCGCCGACATCATCTGA
- a CDS encoding polymer-forming cytoskeletal protein has protein sequence MAFSSDPLDELVVPTGTEAEEHDLVTGGDVLVGGRSTVEFGVRGRNVLAGEGAKFGGSIEAEGDCRLDMWCEVADNVLVGEDAYLGERVHVGGELKVAGDLDIGDDVDIEEGFEANGWIVIRNPMPTIIFLFMYLKHLLLIGEEDAAQQLISEVVDDDTEPETEPLVVPRNATVSDDAWRVSTPARIGDDCRLHGNVRAESISVGTNGNVFGSLRARGDIAVGEGTRIHGDVTTRDGAVALGPDVRVLGDVSCSDLELGPGAEVDGSIRASGEITMNTTERDLE, from the coding sequence GTGGCGTTCAGTAGCGATCCGCTCGACGAACTCGTCGTGCCGACGGGGACGGAAGCCGAGGAGCACGACCTCGTAACCGGCGGCGACGTGCTGGTCGGCGGTCGGTCGACGGTCGAGTTCGGCGTTCGCGGGCGAAACGTTCTCGCCGGCGAAGGCGCCAAGTTCGGCGGATCGATCGAGGCCGAGGGGGACTGTCGGCTCGACATGTGGTGTGAAGTGGCCGACAACGTCCTCGTCGGTGAGGACGCCTACCTCGGCGAGCGCGTTCACGTCGGCGGCGAACTCAAGGTCGCGGGCGACCTCGACATCGGCGACGACGTCGACATCGAGGAGGGGTTCGAGGCCAACGGCTGGATCGTCATCCGCAACCCGATGCCGACGATCATCTTCCTGTTCATGTACCTCAAACACCTCCTCCTGATCGGCGAGGAGGACGCCGCTCAGCAACTCATCTCCGAGGTCGTCGACGACGACACCGAACCCGAGACGGAACCGCTCGTCGTCCCGCGGAACGCGACCGTCAGCGACGACGCCTGGCGGGTCTCGACGCCGGCCCGAATCGGCGACGACTGCCGCCTCCACGGGAACGTCCGCGCGGAGTCGATTTCAGTCGGGACCAATGGCAACGTCTTCGGCAGCCTCCGGGCTCGAGGCGACATAGCGGTCGGCGAGGGAACCCGTATTCACGGCGACGTGACGACGCGCGACGGCGCCGTCGCGCTCGGACCCGACGTTCGCGTGCTAGGCGACGTCTCCTGTTCGGACCTCGAACTCGGCCCCGGCGCGGAGGTCGACGGCTCGATTCGAGCCAGCGGCGAAATCACGATGAATACGACGGAACGCGACCTCGAGTAG
- the nucS gene encoding endonuclease NucS: MTTDGDPHSVTRRSPVTSLETPSLATARDAVQRGLEDDALVTVFGRCTVDYEGRAASRLEAGDRHVMLKPDGAALVHTAEGQQPVNWQPPGCEHAVRVTDGALVLHSTRSTPAEELVVTVEDVLQVSTFAMSDPDSVAVVGTEADLRDRILEDPALLEPGFTPLATERETPAGAVDIYGEDDAGRTVVVELKRRRVGPDAVGQLRRYVDALARDLHTEVELRGILVAPSVTDRAGRLLDEHGLEFVALEPTAD, translated from the coding sequence ATGACGACCGACGGCGACCCCCACTCCGTGACGCGACGATCACCCGTCACCAGTCTCGAGACACCCTCCCTCGCGACCGCTCGAGACGCCGTCCAGCGCGGCCTCGAGGACGACGCGCTCGTGACCGTCTTCGGGCGCTGTACGGTCGACTACGAGGGACGGGCGGCCAGCCGACTCGAGGCTGGCGACCGTCACGTCATGCTGAAGCCCGACGGCGCCGCACTCGTTCATACCGCGGAGGGTCAGCAGCCGGTCAACTGGCAGCCGCCGGGGTGTGAACACGCCGTCCGGGTCACAGATGGGGCGCTCGTCCTCCACAGCACGCGCTCGACCCCCGCGGAGGAACTCGTCGTCACCGTCGAGGACGTCCTCCAGGTGTCGACGTTCGCGATGTCCGACCCCGACTCGGTCGCCGTCGTTGGCACCGAGGCCGACCTCCGGGATCGCATCCTCGAGGATCCTGCCCTGCTCGAGCCCGGATTCACGCCGCTGGCGACCGAGCGCGAGACGCCCGCCGGGGCCGTGGACATCTACGGCGAGGACGACGCGGGACGCACGGTGGTCGTCGAACTCAAGCGACGGCGCGTCGGTCCGGACGCCGTCGGCCAACTCCGCCGGTACGTTGACGCCCTCGCTCGCGACCTCCACACCGAGGTCGAGTTGCGGGGTATTCTCGTCGCGCCCTCGGTAACCGATCGGGCGGGGCGGCTCCTCGACGAACACGGCCTCGAGTTCGTCGCGCTCGAGCCGACAGCTGATTGA